One Cryptomeria japonica chromosome 9, Sugi_1.0, whole genome shotgun sequence genomic window carries:
- the LOC131029701 gene encoding cation/calcium exchanger 4 produces the protein MGIPGLGKMGNQFRILLNLGFIFLLFVSLLDRVNILKSPPYLSGFSPRASYRWSLAQFEPEFRSKRPDNSVFLIKNITLAEAGDASLGEDHHQFSRIQTSNILGAPMGNLSVKRQSFRRTLVENSTKAGIIGVGESDGVDSLSSCAGLEKHVGYANRCEFIKAHKQCTCGGVIEYTTFFYCTCKNWPLFGYAVLGLWLVALFYMLGNTAADYFCCSLEKLSKLLKLPPTVAGVTLLPLGNGAPDVFASIAAFVGADAGEVGLNSVLGGAIFVTCIVAGSVALFVAGSNVQIDRRCFVRDVCFFLFTLTSLCLILIVGKVNLWGAIAFLSIYVMYACTVAANEFSKKKAQTLKRSSMTPMHPVLGSSFSLGAEDEDDSMYSPLLDLESTTGFAAGHALIETTLPQWMWASNVAIYSNVTTAKTAEDTRPLWGWSEDSENNQSRCSLLRLLMCLVNWPLTLPRRVTIPIVENDRWSKTFAVVSVILAPILLSLLWNAQETKPFGIGKLAYAAAGISGAIFGSLAYFRTNADHPPRTFLFPWVAGGFIMSIVWFYIIANELVALLVSFGVIFEINPSILGLTVLAWGNSMGDLMSNIALALNGGDGVQIALSGCYAGPMFNTLAGLGISLLLGSWSAQPAAYLLPKDTSLFYTLGFLVAGLVFALIVLPMNDMRPSKLLGIGLLTLYSSFLILRLSNALGLFTISGLY, from the coding sequence ATGGGAATACCTGGATTGGGTAAAATGGGCAATCAGTTCCGTATATTGCTTAACCTGgggtttatttttcttttgtttgtctcTCTGTTGGATCGTGTAAATATTTTAAAATCCCCCCCTTACCTCAGTGGATTTTCTCCAAGAGCTTCTTATCGGTGGAGTTTGGCACAGTTTGAACCTGAATTTCGGTCAAAAAGACCAGACAATTCGGTGTTTCTTATAAAAAATATAACTTTGGCTGAGGCTGGAGATGCAAGTTTAGGAGAAGACCATCATCAATTCTCAAGAATACAGACTAGTAATATTTTGGGAGCTCCTATGGGGAATCTCTCAGTAAAGCGTCAGAGTTTCAGGAGAACACTTGTGGAAAACTCAACAAAAGCAGGCATTATAGGGGTCGGAGAATCGGACGGTGTTGACAGCCTTTCTTCCTGTGCGGGATTGGAAAAACACGTTGGGTATGCGAATCGGTGTGAATTTATCAAAGCCCACAAGCAATGCACTTGTGGAGGAGTTATTGAGTACACAACATTCTTCTACTGCACGTGCAAGAACTGGCCACTGTTTGGCTATGCTGTCTTAGGTCTTTGGTTGGTGGCACTATTCTATATGCTGGGCAATACAGCAGCAGATTACTTTTGTTGTTCTTTAGAGAAGTTGTCTAAACTCCTGAAACTGCCTCCGACAGTTGCTGGAGTGACTCTTCTTCCTCTAGGTAATGGAGCCCCTGATGTGTTTGCAAGTATTGCTGCTTTCGTTGGAGCTGATGCTGGTGAAGTGGGACTTAATAGTGTTTTAGGAGGTGCTATTTTTGTTACCTGCATTGTGGCTGGATCAGTTGCTTTATTTGTTGCAGGTTCAAATGTACAGATTGATCGCCGATGTTTTGTGCGTGATGTGTGCTTCTTTCTCTTCACGCTTACTTCTCTTTGTCTTATTCTAATTGTTGGAAAAGTTAACTTGTGGGGAGCAATAGCATTCCTGTCAATATATGTTATGTATGCATGCACCGTTGCGGCAAATGAATTTTCAAAGAAGAAAGCGCAAACATTGAAGAGGAGTTCAATGACACCTATGCATCCTGTTCTTGGAAGTAGTTTTTCTCTTGGCGCCGAAGATGAAGATGATTCCATGTATAGTCCTCTCTTGGATTTAGAGTCAACTACAGGTTTTGCTGCTGGTCATGCCCTTATTGAGACTACGTTGCCTCAGTGGATGTGGGCTTCAAATGTTGCTATTTACTCAAACGTGACAACGGCAAAAACAGCAGAGGATACCAGGCCTTTGTGGGGTTGGAGTGAGGACAGTGAAAATAATCAGTCAAGGTGTTCATTACTTCGCCTTTTAATGTGTCTTGTGAATTGGCCATTGACATTGCCAAGGCGAGTGACCATCCCAATTGTTGAGAATGACCGATGGTCAAAAACTTTTGCAGTTGTAAGTGTGATACTGGCGCCAATCCTGTTGTCTCTGTTGTGGAATGCACAGGAAACCAAGCCCTTTGGTATTGGTAAACTAGCATATGCTGCTGCAGGAATTTCGGGTGCTATATTTGGAAGCTTAGCATATTTTAGAACAAACGCAGATCACCCTCCTCGTACATTCTTGTTTCCCTGGGTTGCAGGAGGTTTTATTATGAGCATAGTGTGGTTTTACATCATTGCAAATGAGCTGGTGGCTTTGTTAGTTTCCTTTGGTGTAATTTTTGAAATAAATCCATCAATCCTAGGCTTGACTGTGTTGGCCTGGGGTAATTCTATGGGTGATTTGATGTCTAATATTGCTTTGGCATTGAACGGAGGTGATGGAGTACAAATTGCTTTGTCAGGATGCTATGCAGGTCCCATGTTTAATACACTAGCTGGATTAGGAATTTCTTTGTTGCTGGGATCCTGGTCTGCACAACCTGCCGCTTATTTACTTCCAAAAGATACCAGCTTGTTTTACACCCTAGGTTTTCTTGTAGCCGGGCTTGTGTTTGCTCTAATTGTGCTGCCAATGAATGATATGCGGCCAAGCAAGTTGTTAGGGATTGGACTTTTAACTCTATACTCTTCCTTCCTTATACTCAGACTGAGCAACGCTCTTGGGCTTTTCACTATTTCTGGTTTATATTAA